One stretch of Rhinolophus ferrumequinum isolate MPI-CBG mRhiFer1 chromosome 5, mRhiFer1_v1.p, whole genome shotgun sequence DNA includes these proteins:
- the FAM53A gene encoding protein FAM53A isoform X1: protein MRSEDFRPPTMVTLITEKLQNQSLDDLTCKSCGANPYSAEKLSKSGHLFPFETNEDRCLWKVVSGGWPVGSQAAMGPAFPFLSSPCGPSTGLGAVSAMDLRDSLGQPLAPPTKRHCRSLSEPDELARCWSPWHPGGSKVWTLVSKRRCHSGGSASLPGTTGSPGRTFPVAGPTLPLAPRPASASSGFVDGSGGSSGPPWCPVGPWVLSSRRRLSLSQERLADVGTPPCMPEPGRRLGLARSHSQPCVLLGKKSWRKRRREDDARWPRPSLDFLKMTRTLKNSKSLCSLDYEDDEDDTGAKTSVSSPRDPRDLTGLCIPGSSPLSACPGSRPASPSLWASREPAASEGRSAGAPSDWDSSGEETTFPLDHGELDLEQIESN from the exons TATTCTGCCGAGAAACTGAGCAAAAGTGGCCATTTGTTCCCTTTTGAGACCAACG AAGACAGGTGCCTTTGGAAGGTCGTAAGTGGAGGATGGCCCGTCGGAAGCCAGGCAGCCATGGGCCCTGCTTTCCCCTTCCTGTCAAGCCCCTGCGGGCCGAGCACAGGCCTGGGAGCGGTCAGCGCCATGGACCTCAGGGACAGCTTAGGGCAGCCCTTGGCACCGCCCACCAAGCGACACTGCCGGTCTCTGTCGGAGCCGGACGAGCTGGCCCGCTGCTGGTCCCCATGGCACCCTGGCGGCTCCAAGGTCTGGACTCTGGTCTCCAAGAGGCGATGCCACAGTGGCGGGAGTGCCAGCTTGCCAGGCACCACCGGGTCGCCGGGCAGAACCTTCCCTGTGGCTGGCCCCACTTTACCTCTAGCGCCCCGGCCGGCCTCGGCCAGTAGTGGCTTTGTGGATGGCAGTGGGGGCAGCTCAGGCCCTCCCTGGTGTCCCGTGGGGCCCTGGGTGCTGTCCTCGCGGCGCCGCCTGTCGTTGTCACAGGAGCGCCTTGCGGATGTGGGCACCCCGCCGTGCATGCCTGAGCCCGGCCGGCGGCTAGGCCTGGCCCGGAGCCACTCACAGCCCTGCGTGCTCCTCGGGAAGAAGAGCTGGCGAAAGCGCCGGCGAGAGGACGACGCCCGATGGCCGCGCCCGTCCTTGGACTTCCTGAAGATGACACGG actttaaaaaattcaaaaagcctTTGCTCCCTTGATTATGAAGATGACGAGGATGACACCGGTGCGAAGACATCCGTGTCCTCCCCACGTGACCCTCGCGACCTCACGGGCCTCTGCATCCCTGGCTCCAGCCCCCTGAGCGCGTGTCCCGGCTCCCGTCCCGCCAGTCCTAGCCTGTGGGCCTCTCGGGAGCCCGCAGCCAGCGAGGGCAGGAGCGCTGGGGCCCCCAGTGACTGGGACAGCTCTGGGGAGGAGACCACCTTCCCTCTGGACCACGGCGAGCTGGACCTGGAGCAGATCGAGAGCAACTGA
- the FAM53A gene encoding protein FAM53A isoform X2 has protein sequence MRSEDFRPPTMVTLITEKLQNQSLDDLTCKSCGANPYSAEKLSKSGHLFPFETNDRCLWKVVSGGWPVGSQAAMGPAFPFLSSPCGPSTGLGAVSAMDLRDSLGQPLAPPTKRHCRSLSEPDELARCWSPWHPGGSKVWTLVSKRRCHSGGSASLPGTTGSPGRTFPVAGPTLPLAPRPASASSGFVDGSGGSSGPPWCPVGPWVLSSRRRLSLSQERLADVGTPPCMPEPGRRLGLARSHSQPCVLLGKKSWRKRRREDDARWPRPSLDFLKMTRTLKNSKSLCSLDYEDDEDDTGAKTSVSSPRDPRDLTGLCIPGSSPLSACPGSRPASPSLWASREPAASEGRSAGAPSDWDSSGEETTFPLDHGELDLEQIESN, from the exons TATTCTGCCGAGAAACTGAGCAAAAGTGGCCATTTGTTCCCTTTTGAGACCAACG ACAGGTGCCTTTGGAAGGTCGTAAGTGGAGGATGGCCCGTCGGAAGCCAGGCAGCCATGGGCCCTGCTTTCCCCTTCCTGTCAAGCCCCTGCGGGCCGAGCACAGGCCTGGGAGCGGTCAGCGCCATGGACCTCAGGGACAGCTTAGGGCAGCCCTTGGCACCGCCCACCAAGCGACACTGCCGGTCTCTGTCGGAGCCGGACGAGCTGGCCCGCTGCTGGTCCCCATGGCACCCTGGCGGCTCCAAGGTCTGGACTCTGGTCTCCAAGAGGCGATGCCACAGTGGCGGGAGTGCCAGCTTGCCAGGCACCACCGGGTCGCCGGGCAGAACCTTCCCTGTGGCTGGCCCCACTTTACCTCTAGCGCCCCGGCCGGCCTCGGCCAGTAGTGGCTTTGTGGATGGCAGTGGGGGCAGCTCAGGCCCTCCCTGGTGTCCCGTGGGGCCCTGGGTGCTGTCCTCGCGGCGCCGCCTGTCGTTGTCACAGGAGCGCCTTGCGGATGTGGGCACCCCGCCGTGCATGCCTGAGCCCGGCCGGCGGCTAGGCCTGGCCCGGAGCCACTCACAGCCCTGCGTGCTCCTCGGGAAGAAGAGCTGGCGAAAGCGCCGGCGAGAGGACGACGCCCGATGGCCGCGCCCGTCCTTGGACTTCCTGAAGATGACACGG actttaaaaaattcaaaaagcctTTGCTCCCTTGATTATGAAGATGACGAGGATGACACCGGTGCGAAGACATCCGTGTCCTCCCCACGTGACCCTCGCGACCTCACGGGCCTCTGCATCCCTGGCTCCAGCCCCCTGAGCGCGTGTCCCGGCTCCCGTCCCGCCAGTCCTAGCCTGTGGGCCTCTCGGGAGCCCGCAGCCAGCGAGGGCAGGAGCGCTGGGGCCCCCAGTGACTGGGACAGCTCTGGGGAGGAGACCACCTTCCCTCTGGACCACGGCGAGCTGGACCTGGAGCAGATCGAGAGCAACTGA